One genomic segment of Amycolatopsis granulosa includes these proteins:
- the asnB gene encoding asparagine synthase (glutamine-hydrolyzing), giving the protein MCGIAGTHHLPDGGPLTDRLTRRLAHRGPDGEGRYDHGDVHLGHRRLSIIDLSGTGAQPMVSGGLALTYNGELYNAPELRAELRGKGVRFRGTSDTEVLLEAWRRWGVECLPRLRGMFAFAVFDERTGELFLARDQLGIKPLFYVRRGDGLVFASELKALAGELGGGLHVDETALVASLLYYWVPDSRCAFREVRKLPPGSWLRSRPDGRVDTGRYWNLRDVATEAQAGPPADLAAVVEDSTRAHLLADVPVGTFLSGGLDSSYLTALAARHRPGISAYTIGFRAADAKFEAMPDDLRYARIVARRFGVDLHEIEIAPDVQELLPHITHHLDEPIGDPAAINSYLICTAAREAGVKVMLSGMGADELFAGYRKHLANLIALRYQKIPPGLRHPIESVVDRLPVANGKRGFRSVRFAKRFLSFAELPEETAFRRSYTMYDRDELTGLVHPDLAAAVDDVLTEHADTYHDNQLHDFVNRMCLADARMFLPGLNLTYTDRASMAASTEVRVPFVDVEVVRAAFSLPGNRKIAGRQGKAALKEAASPILPREIVYRPKGLFSAPLRAWMSRDLAPLVREVVHDGELVRSGLLRREALQRLADEDAAGREDRSKHLWHVLTLEYWYRGATEAGAAERAA; this is encoded by the coding sequence ATGTGCGGTATCGCAGGAACCCATCACCTCCCGGACGGCGGCCCGCTCACCGACCGGCTCACCCGGCGGCTGGCCCACCGTGGCCCGGACGGCGAAGGCCGCTACGACCACGGTGACGTCCATCTCGGGCACCGGCGGCTGTCCATCATCGACCTGTCCGGGACCGGCGCGCAGCCGATGGTTTCCGGCGGGCTCGCGCTCACCTACAACGGCGAGCTGTACAACGCGCCGGAGCTGCGCGCCGAACTGCGGGGCAAGGGTGTGCGGTTCCGCGGCACGTCCGACACCGAGGTCCTGCTGGAGGCGTGGCGGCGGTGGGGCGTGGAGTGCCTGCCGCGGTTGCGGGGCATGTTCGCGTTCGCGGTCTTCGACGAGCGCACCGGCGAGCTGTTCCTGGCGCGCGACCAGCTCGGCATCAAACCGCTGTTCTACGTGCGCCGCGGCGACGGACTCGTGTTCGCCTCGGAGCTGAAGGCGCTCGCCGGCGAGCTGGGCGGCGGGCTGCACGTGGACGAAACCGCGCTGGTCGCCTCGCTGCTCTACTACTGGGTGCCGGACAGCCGCTGCGCGTTCCGCGAGGTGCGCAAGCTGCCGCCGGGCAGCTGGTTGCGGTCCCGCCCGGACGGGCGGGTGGACACCGGCCGGTACTGGAACCTGCGGGACGTGGCCACCGAGGCGCAGGCCGGGCCGCCGGCTGATCTCGCCGCCGTGGTCGAGGACTCTACGCGGGCGCACCTGCTCGCCGACGTGCCCGTGGGGACGTTCCTGTCCGGCGGGCTGGACTCCAGCTACCTGACCGCCCTCGCCGCCCGGCACCGGCCCGGGATTTCCGCCTACACCATCGGGTTCCGCGCCGCGGACGCGAAGTTCGAGGCGATGCCGGACGACCTGCGCTACGCCCGGATCGTCGCGCGGCGCTTCGGCGTCGACCTGCACGAGATCGAGATCGCGCCGGACGTGCAGGAACTGCTGCCGCACATCACGCATCACCTGGACGAGCCGATCGGCGATCCAGCGGCGATCAACAGCTACCTCATCTGCACGGCCGCGCGCGAGGCCGGGGTCAAGGTGATGCTGTCCGGCATGGGCGCCGACGAGTTGTTCGCCGGGTACCGCAAGCACCTGGCGAACCTGATCGCGCTGCGCTACCAGAAGATCCCGCCTGGCCTCCGCCACCCGATCGAGTCCGTTGTGGACCGTCTGCCGGTGGCGAACGGGAAGCGCGGCTTCCGGTCCGTGCGGTTCGCCAAGCGGTTCCTGTCCTTCGCCGAGCTGCCGGAGGAAACCGCGTTCCGGCGCAGCTACACGATGTACGACCGGGACGAGCTGACCGGCCTGGTCCACCCGGACCTCGCCGCCGCCGTGGACGACGTGCTCACCGAGCACGCCGACACCTACCACGACAACCAGTTGCACGACTTCGTCAACCGCATGTGCCTGGCCGACGCGCGGATGTTCCTGCCCGGGCTGAACCTCACCTACACCGACCGCGCCAGCATGGCGGCCTCCACCGAGGTGCGAGTGCCGTTCGTGGACGTCGAGGTCGTCCGGGCCGCGTTCAGCCTGCCCGGCAACCGCAAGATCGCCGGGCGGCAGGGCAAGGCGGCGTTGAAGGAAGCCGCGTCGCCGATCCTGCCGAGGGAGATCGTGTACCGGCCCAAGGGCCTGTTCAGCGCTCCCCTGCGGGCGTGGATGAGCCGGGACCTGGCGCCGCTGGTGCGGGAGGTCGTGCACGACGGCGAGCTGGTGCGGTCCGGGCTGCTGCGGCGGGAGGCGTTGCAGCGCCTGGCCGACGAGGACGCCGCCGGCCGCGAGGACCGGTCCAAGCACCTCTGGCACGTCCTGACCCTCGAGTACTGGTACCGCGGCGCGACCGAAGCCGGTGCGGCCGAGCGAGCAGCGTGA
- a CDS encoding Gfo/Idh/MocA family oxidoreductase: MKQVVQNYKSGELALLDVEAPACKPGGVLVRTAYSLISTGTEMMKVSEASMSMLGKARSRPDQVAKVVQSVAANGVGPTYRKVMNRLDSYTPLGYSLCGVVEEVGTGLAGTVEVGDLVACAGNEHALHSELNWVPKNLFTRVPAGVRPRHAAFGTVGAIALQGVRRGEPQLGDTALVIGLGLIGQLVVQLLVASGVRVVGADPDTGRCRLAERLGASVCGHPGSGEVAVAVGELTGGHGVDQVYLVAGGGTNEPVELAAKLARDRGRVVDIGKCRLDLPWNAYYEKELDVRFSRSYGPGRYDPEYELDGRDYPIGYVRWTERRNLACFLDLIARGRADVEPLVSHVADFATAVETYRRLDEGELAAVAVLFRYPGAEHEPTEPELSAAVPHREPVRTSRRTGRMRTAFLGAGNYASSMLLPHLAERADVELRRVVTTSALSAANAKRKFGFAEAATDVATALADPDIDAVFVVTRHSSHAELTRRALLAGKAVFVEKPLALTEAELGKVLGAIEESGNDRLQVGFNRRFAPLLRDSAGRFGRRIGPASVRYLVNAGRLEHGSWYDRAASEGTRFTGEGGHFIDTVSWLLGEDPVSVYAAATPDQQDLQILLRYPGGSTATISYTTSGAAGFPKETLDVAADGKVLAFDDFARASVYARKRWTSSRIPQGRDKGQRAELDAFVAAVTSGGPMPVPLESLVATTLATLAVQTSLATGAPVKIGARP, from the coding sequence GTGAAGCAGGTCGTGCAGAACTACAAGAGCGGCGAGCTGGCGCTGCTGGACGTCGAGGCGCCCGCGTGCAAGCCGGGCGGGGTGCTCGTGCGGACCGCGTACTCGCTGATCTCCACCGGCACCGAGATGATGAAGGTGTCCGAGGCGAGCATGTCGATGCTGGGCAAGGCGCGCTCGCGGCCGGACCAGGTCGCCAAGGTCGTGCAGAGCGTCGCGGCCAACGGCGTCGGCCCCACCTACCGCAAGGTGATGAACCGCCTCGACTCGTACACGCCGCTGGGCTATTCGCTGTGCGGGGTGGTCGAGGAGGTCGGTACCGGGCTGGCGGGCACCGTCGAGGTCGGCGATCTGGTGGCGTGCGCGGGCAACGAGCACGCGCTGCACTCCGAGCTGAACTGGGTGCCGAAGAACCTGTTCACCCGCGTGCCGGCCGGGGTGCGGCCGCGGCACGCCGCGTTCGGCACCGTCGGCGCGATCGCCCTGCAGGGCGTCCGCCGCGGTGAGCCGCAGCTCGGCGACACCGCGCTGGTGATCGGGCTCGGCCTGATCGGGCAGCTCGTCGTGCAGCTGCTGGTGGCGTCCGGGGTGCGCGTGGTCGGGGCCGACCCGGACACCGGGCGGTGCCGGCTGGCCGAGCGGCTCGGCGCGTCGGTGTGCGGTCACCCCGGTTCCGGTGAGGTGGCGGTCGCGGTCGGCGAACTGACCGGCGGGCACGGCGTCGACCAGGTGTACCTGGTGGCCGGCGGCGGCACCAACGAGCCGGTCGAGCTGGCCGCGAAACTCGCGCGGGACCGCGGGCGGGTGGTCGACATCGGCAAGTGCCGGCTCGACCTGCCGTGGAACGCCTACTACGAAAAGGAACTCGACGTCCGGTTCTCCCGCTCGTACGGACCGGGCCGCTACGACCCGGAGTACGAACTGGACGGCCGGGACTACCCGATCGGCTACGTGCGCTGGACCGAACGCCGCAATCTGGCGTGCTTCCTCGACCTGATCGCCCGCGGCCGGGCCGACGTCGAACCGCTGGTCTCGCACGTCGCGGACTTCGCCACCGCCGTGGAGACCTACCGCAGGCTCGACGAGGGCGAGCTGGCGGCCGTCGCCGTGTTGTTCCGCTACCCGGGCGCGGAGCACGAGCCCACCGAGCCGGAGCTGAGCGCCGCGGTGCCGCACCGGGAGCCGGTCCGCACCTCGCGGCGCACCGGCCGGATGCGGACCGCGTTCCTCGGCGCCGGCAACTACGCGTCCTCGATGCTGTTGCCGCACCTGGCGGAGCGGGCGGACGTCGAGCTGCGCCGCGTGGTCACCACGTCCGCGCTGTCCGCGGCGAACGCCAAGCGCAAGTTCGGGTTCGCCGAGGCCGCCACCGACGTGGCCACGGCACTGGCCGATCCGGACATCGACGCGGTGTTCGTGGTGACCCGCCACAGCTCGCACGCCGAGCTGACCCGGCGCGCGCTGCTGGCCGGCAAGGCGGTGTTCGTGGAGAAGCCGCTGGCGCTGACCGAGGCCGAGCTGGGCAAGGTGCTCGGCGCGATCGAGGAATCCGGCAACGACCGGCTGCAGGTCGGGTTCAACCGCCGGTTCGCGCCGCTGCTGCGGGACAGCGCCGGGCGCTTCGGCAGGCGGATCGGCCCGGCGTCGGTGCGGTACCTGGTCAACGCGGGCCGCCTGGAGCACGGCAGCTGGTACGACCGGGCCGCCTCGGAGGGCACCCGGTTCACCGGTGAGGGCGGGCATTTCATCGACACGGTGAGCTGGCTGCTCGGCGAGGACCCGGTGTCGGTGTACGCGGCTGCCACGCCGGACCAGCAGGACCTGCAGATCCTGCTGCGGTACCCGGGTGGCTCAACGGCGACGATCAGCTACACCACCAGCGGCGCGGCGGGCTTTCCGAAGGAGACGCTGGACGTCGCCGCGGACGGCAAGGTGCTCGCGTTCGACGACTTCGCCCGCGCTTCGGTGTACGCGCGCAAGCGCTGGACCAGCTCGCGCATCCCGCAGGGCCGGGACAAGGGTCAGCGCGCCGAGCTGGACGCGTTCGTCGCGGCGGTCACCTCCGGCGGCCCGATGCCGGTGCCGCTGGAGTCGCTGGTCGCGACCACGCTGGCCACGCTCGCCGTGCAGACCAGTCTCGCCACCGGCGCGCCGGTCAAGATCGGGGCCCGCCCATGA
- a CDS encoding alginate lyase family protein, with the protein MTDLGWYLRRLSRMGPREAAGRAADVLNRRRLRRALPEPSAPLPGRRFTAVLPAGVPVPPAARVRVLATADRLLDGHAEYFGVPRDDLINPDWSLDPKTGRRAPTDTVAFDIPYRDEDVVGDIKQIWEPSRHQHLTVLATAYALTGEDRYAERVADHLKSWWAANAPMTSVHWVSGIELGIRLLSWVWVRRLLAAWPGAAGLFEDNPEALHQIWHHQRWLATFPSRGSSANNHVIAEAAGQLAAAHAFPWFPESAAWRSAALRSLADHLDANTFGSGLNRELATEYHGLVLELGLAAAAEAGPAAPDSLWRTLLRMTDALAAVVDVRLRPPRQGDGDDGHGLVLDGHGTDRWSSLLSTGDAVFGRLDWWPRPRGDDVRTPLLAALAGRHELPGRPDTRADHFADAGLTLLRTPPGDGRAEIWCRCDGGPHGFLSIAAHAHADALSVEVRHDGIDILADPGTYCYHGEPGWRAYFRSTLGHNTVQLDDTDQSTSGGPFLWTRHARSRVLARPGGGVPRWCAEHDGYRPTVHRRTVELDPADRALRITDEITGGRQHPARLAFHLGPRVSAELAGNAAVLTWTAGGRDGTAILELPGGLAWTAHRGRTAPPLGWYSPGYGRREPATTLIGSGCTGRGSALVTLLRFAR; encoded by the coding sequence ATGACAGACCTGGGCTGGTACCTGCGGCGGCTTTCGCGGATGGGGCCGCGGGAAGCCGCCGGGCGCGCCGCGGACGTGCTGAACCGGCGCAGGCTGAGGCGGGCGCTGCCCGAGCCGTCCGCTCCCCTGCCCGGCCGCCGGTTCACCGCCGTGCTGCCTGCGGGCGTGCCGGTCCCGCCGGCCGCGCGGGTGCGGGTGCTGGCCACCGCGGACCGGCTGCTCGACGGCCACGCCGAGTACTTCGGCGTGCCGCGCGACGATCTGATCAACCCGGACTGGTCGCTCGACCCGAAGACCGGCCGGCGCGCCCCGACGGACACCGTCGCGTTCGACATCCCCTACCGGGACGAGGACGTGGTCGGCGACATCAAGCAGATCTGGGAGCCGTCCCGCCACCAGCACCTCACCGTGCTCGCCACCGCCTACGCGCTGACCGGCGAGGACCGGTACGCCGAGCGGGTCGCCGACCACCTGAAGTCGTGGTGGGCGGCCAACGCGCCGATGACGAGCGTGCACTGGGTCAGCGGGATCGAGCTGGGCATCCGGTTGCTGTCCTGGGTGTGGGTGCGGCGCCTGCTCGCCGCCTGGCCCGGCGCGGCCGGGCTGTTCGAGGACAACCCCGAGGCGCTGCACCAGATCTGGCACCACCAGCGCTGGCTGGCGACCTTCCCCAGCCGCGGGTCGTCGGCGAACAACCACGTCATCGCCGAGGCGGCCGGGCAACTGGCCGCGGCGCACGCGTTCCCGTGGTTCCCCGAGTCGGCGGCCTGGCGCTCGGCGGCGCTGCGGTCGCTGGCCGACCACCTGGACGCCAACACCTTCGGATCCGGGCTGAACCGCGAACTGGCCACCGAATACCACGGCCTGGTCCTGGAACTGGGCCTGGCCGCGGCGGCGGAGGCGGGGCCCGCCGCACCGGACTCGCTGTGGCGGACGCTGCTGCGGATGACCGACGCGCTCGCGGCGGTGGTGGACGTCCGGCTGCGGCCGCCGCGGCAGGGCGACGGCGACGACGGCCACGGGCTGGTCCTCGACGGCCACGGCACCGACCGCTGGTCCTCGCTGTTGTCCACCGGCGACGCCGTGTTCGGCCGGCTGGACTGGTGGCCGCGTCCACGTGGGGACGACGTGCGCACCCCGCTGCTCGCCGCGCTGGCAGGGCGGCACGAGCTGCCCGGCCGCCCGGACACCCGGGCCGACCACTTCGCCGACGCCGGGCTGACCCTGCTGCGCACCCCGCCCGGCGACGGCCGCGCCGAAATCTGGTGCCGGTGCGACGGTGGCCCGCACGGGTTCCTGTCGATCGCCGCGCACGCGCACGCCGACGCGCTGTCCGTGGAGGTGCGGCACGACGGCATCGACATCCTCGCCGACCCGGGAACCTACTGCTACCACGGGGAACCCGGGTGGCGCGCCTACTTCCGGTCCACCCTCGGCCACAACACGGTGCAGCTGGACGACACCGATCAGTCCACTTCGGGCGGTCCGTTCCTGTGGACCCGGCACGCCAGGAGCCGGGTGCTGGCCCGGCCGGGCGGCGGGGTGCCGCGCTGGTGCGCCGAACACGACGGCTACCGGCCGACCGTGCACCGCCGCACCGTCGAACTCGACCCGGCCGACCGCGCACTGCGCATCACCGACGAGATCACCGGCGGTCGGCAGCACCCGGCGCGGCTCGCGTTCCACCTCGGTCCGCGGGTGTCCGCGGAGCTGGCCGGGAACGCGGCCGTGCTGACCTGGACGGCGGGTGGCCGCGACGGAACGGCGATCCTCGAACTGCCCGGCGGGCTCGCCTGGACCGCGCACCGCGGCCGGACCGCGCCCCCGCTCGGCTGGTACTCGCCCGGCTACGGCCGCCGCGAGCCGGCCACCACCCTGATCGGCAGCGGATGCACCGGGCGCGGCAGCGCGCTGGTCACCCTGCTGCGCTTCGCCCGCTAG
- a CDS encoding right-handed parallel beta-helix repeat-containing protein, producing MDAVPARSTTRIRLLLPALALLAVPACTSPPTTANTAHEGPPDHVAAVCGHVEPGPVTPPAGAVVVHPGLPNDLAVQTADHPPGTTFWLAPGRHVLGDDQYDQIQPRNGDVYLGAPGAVFDGRGVNRYAFAGSGANVTISHLVVTGFNAPVNEGVVNHDSGDGWVIEHNSIEDNHGAGLMAGARQQVRGNCLRTNGQYAMNAYQAGDHITGLVVEGNEITGNNTDHLEEQYKGCGCTGGIKFWAVDGADVRGNWVHDNQGTGLWADTGNNDFLIEGNVIEGNGGSAIIYETSYNAVIRDNTIRRNNWVDGRSFVDKGDTFPAATIYISESGGEPRVPARTDKIEITGNDLIDNWSGVTLWENADRFCNSAANTSTGYCTRLVRDAATCSQPAIATPPLYGDCRWKTQRVDIHHNRFSLDPKVVGCTALCGRMAVLSNYGTYPDWSPYRGEVIRQAITFHQGNQWHDNTYAGPWSFMALDTNGVLDTLAWQAPPYQQDTGSTFTGGTGSR from the coding sequence TTGGACGCCGTGCCCGCACGATCGACGACCCGGATCCGCCTGCTGCTGCCCGCACTGGCACTGCTGGCGGTGCCGGCGTGCACGTCCCCGCCGACCACGGCGAACACCGCGCACGAGGGCCCGCCGGATCACGTCGCCGCGGTGTGCGGCCACGTCGAACCCGGGCCGGTGACCCCGCCCGCGGGCGCGGTCGTCGTGCACCCCGGCCTGCCCAACGACCTGGCCGTCCAGACCGCGGACCACCCGCCGGGCACCACGTTCTGGCTCGCGCCGGGCAGGCACGTCCTCGGCGACGACCAGTACGACCAGATCCAGCCGAGGAACGGTGACGTCTACCTCGGCGCGCCCGGTGCGGTGTTCGACGGCCGCGGCGTCAACCGGTACGCCTTCGCCGGTTCCGGAGCGAACGTGACGATCAGCCACCTCGTGGTCACCGGGTTCAACGCGCCGGTCAACGAGGGTGTGGTCAACCACGACTCCGGTGACGGCTGGGTGATCGAGCACAACAGCATCGAGGACAACCACGGCGCCGGGCTGATGGCGGGCGCGCGCCAGCAGGTGCGGGGCAACTGCCTGCGCACCAACGGCCAGTACGCGATGAACGCTTACCAGGCCGGAGACCACATCACCGGCCTCGTCGTCGAGGGCAACGAGATCACCGGCAACAACACCGACCACCTGGAGGAGCAGTACAAGGGTTGCGGCTGCACCGGCGGCATCAAGTTCTGGGCGGTCGACGGCGCCGACGTGCGCGGCAACTGGGTGCACGACAACCAGGGCACCGGGTTGTGGGCCGACACCGGCAACAACGACTTCCTCATCGAGGGCAACGTCATCGAGGGCAACGGCGGCTCCGCGATCATCTACGAGACCAGTTACAACGCGGTGATCCGCGACAACACGATCCGCCGCAACAACTGGGTCGACGGCCGCTCCTTCGTGGACAAGGGCGACACCTTCCCCGCCGCCACCATCTACATCTCCGAGTCCGGCGGTGAGCCGCGCGTCCCGGCGCGCACCGACAAGATCGAGATCACCGGCAACGACCTGATCGACAACTGGTCCGGGGTCACGCTGTGGGAGAACGCGGACCGGTTCTGCAACAGCGCGGCGAACACCTCCACCGGTTACTGCACGCGCCTGGTGCGCGACGCGGCGACCTGCTCACAACCGGCCATCGCGACCCCGCCGCTGTACGGCGACTGCCGCTGGAAGACCCAGCGCGTCGACATCCACCACAACCGGTTCTCCCTGGACCCCAAGGTGGTCGGCTGCACCGCGCTGTGCGGGCGGATGGCGGTGCTGTCCAACTACGGCACCTATCCGGACTGGTCGCCCTACCGGGGCGAGGTGATCCGGCAGGCGATCACGTTCCACCAGGGCAACCAGTGGCACGACAACACCTACGCCGGGCCGTGGAGCTTCATGGCGCTCGACACCAACGGGGTGCTCGACACGCTGGCCTGGCAGGCGCCGCCCTACCAGCAGGACACCGGCAGCACCTTCACCGGCGGGACGGGCAGCCGATGA
- a CDS encoding O-antigen ligase domain-containing protein, whose protein sequence is MSAGTFLPRAGPGSAAETFPRLLPAIWGLLVFNTLGSQGGQLLITLPRTVVQVATMGSIVAAFGLALVINPRVRIRPSAFLFLLTLLLASSIAGSVRLEAGWGSLFRCFRLTLFVATLWLISPWMGHAVRFIRMHLRALIVVLVPVGIGLFISPGNALPASNQGRLSGTLWPMTAPQVGAYSAIVAGLVVLLWMTQETDGRTVALVAGPAFGMLVLSHTRTAMLGVVVALAVAGLSVFLTSLRARKAFTVAAGIAALAAIPLGPLVQAWMLRGQDQEALSNLTGRTKVWDALLTEPRGWFEQVFGTGLSNKSFNGLPIDSGWLAVYHEQGWLGVVLVALFVLTLVIVALSRPPSPSRAYAIFLITYCLVASYTEVGIGDASPYLLHLFVAAGLLSAPRGIPQRTVTGWP, encoded by the coding sequence ATGAGCGCCGGCACGTTCCTCCCGCGCGCCGGACCGGGCTCCGCCGCGGAGACCTTCCCCCGGCTGCTGCCGGCGATCTGGGGGCTGCTGGTGTTCAACACCCTCGGTTCGCAGGGCGGTCAGCTGCTGATCACGCTACCCCGCACGGTCGTGCAGGTGGCCACGATGGGCTCGATCGTCGCCGCGTTCGGGCTGGCGCTGGTCATCAACCCGCGGGTGCGGATCCGGCCGAGCGCGTTCCTGTTCCTGCTCACCCTGCTGCTGGCGTCGAGCATCGCCGGCAGCGTCCGGCTCGAAGCAGGCTGGGGCTCGTTGTTCCGCTGCTTCCGGCTGACGTTGTTCGTCGCCACGCTGTGGCTGATCAGCCCGTGGATGGGGCACGCCGTCCGGTTCATCCGCATGCACCTGCGGGCCTTGATCGTGGTGCTGGTCCCGGTCGGGATCGGCCTGTTCATCTCGCCGGGCAACGCCCTGCCGGCGAGCAACCAGGGCCGCCTGAGCGGCACCTTGTGGCCGATGACGGCGCCGCAGGTGGGCGCCTACAGCGCGATCGTCGCCGGGCTGGTCGTGCTGCTGTGGATGACGCAGGAGACCGACGGCCGCACGGTCGCCCTCGTCGCCGGTCCGGCGTTCGGCATGCTGGTGCTGAGCCACACCCGCACCGCGATGCTCGGCGTCGTGGTCGCGCTGGCCGTCGCCGGGCTGTCGGTGTTCCTGACCAGCCTGCGGGCCCGCAAGGCGTTCACCGTCGCCGCGGGTATCGCCGCGCTGGCCGCGATCCCGCTCGGCCCGCTGGTGCAGGCGTGGATGCTGCGCGGCCAGGACCAGGAGGCGCTGAGCAACCTCACCGGGCGGACGAAGGTGTGGGACGCGCTGCTGACCGAGCCGCGCGGCTGGTTCGAGCAGGTGTTCGGCACCGGGCTGTCCAACAAGTCCTTCAACGGCCTGCCCATCGACAGCGGCTGGCTCGCGGTCTACCACGAGCAGGGCTGGCTCGGGGTCGTGCTGGTGGCGCTGTTCGTGCTGACGCTGGTGATCGTCGCGTTGTCGCGCCCCCCGTCCCCGTCGCGGGCGTACGCGATCTTCCTGATCACCTACTGCCTGGTCGCCTCCTACACCGAGGTCGGTATCGGGGATGCCTCGCCGTACCTGCTGCACCTCTTCGTCGCCGCCGGATTGCTGTCCGCGCCGCGCGGAATTCCACAACGGACGGTCACCGGATGGCCGTAA
- a CDS encoding HAD-IIIA family hydrolase has product MSQPGVLLDRDGTIIVDSGYVGSVDRVEFIDGSIAAIAALNRAGIPVAVVTNQAGVARGYYGIADVEQVHKHMIAELARHGAHVDLWLFCPYHPDGVVEAFARRSADRKPGPGMALAAAEALDLDLSASWVVGDSPSDVGLARAVGATPLHVGPPGSAVTGVQAFPDLAAAVGFILGGAAVPQPVPRRAPKFPAARFHRADSYGGAYVAELSRAFATVDLEQVSRAAKILDTAYDSDAAVFACGNGGSASIANHLQCDHVKGVRNGTGVTARVQSLSTNVELFSAIANDLGYEHVFEYQLQSQARPGDVLIAVSSSGRSPNIVRALDWATAHGLRTIALTGFEGGPARRRAEVAIHVGSANYGVVEDAHQACMHLLAQYVRQSRMTPDAVAAQTF; this is encoded by the coding sequence GTGAGCCAGCCAGGGGTTCTGCTCGACCGGGACGGCACGATCATCGTCGACAGCGGGTACGTCGGCTCGGTCGACCGGGTCGAGTTCATCGACGGATCCATCGCCGCCATCGCCGCGCTCAACCGCGCGGGCATCCCGGTCGCCGTGGTGACCAACCAGGCCGGGGTGGCGCGCGGCTACTACGGCATCGCCGACGTGGAACAGGTCCACAAGCACATGATCGCCGAGCTGGCGCGGCACGGCGCGCACGTCGACCTGTGGCTGTTCTGCCCGTACCACCCGGACGGCGTCGTCGAGGCGTTCGCGCGGCGCAGCGCCGACCGCAAGCCCGGGCCGGGCATGGCGCTGGCCGCGGCCGAGGCGCTCGACCTGGACCTCTCCGCGTCCTGGGTGGTCGGCGACAGCCCGTCCGACGTCGGGCTCGCCCGCGCGGTCGGCGCCACGCCGCTGCACGTCGGGCCGCCGGGGTCGGCGGTGACCGGCGTCCAGGCGTTCCCGGATCTCGCCGCCGCCGTGGGGTTCATCCTCGGCGGCGCGGCCGTGCCGCAACCGGTGCCGCGGCGGGCGCCGAAGTTCCCGGCCGCGCGGTTCCACCGGGCCGACTCCTACGGCGGCGCGTACGTCGCCGAGCTGTCCCGGGCGTTCGCCACCGTCGACCTGGAGCAGGTGAGCCGCGCGGCGAAGATCCTGGACACCGCCTACGACTCCGATGCGGCCGTGTTCGCCTGCGGCAACGGCGGTTCCGCGTCGATCGCCAACCACCTGCAGTGCGACCACGTGAAGGGCGTGCGCAACGGGACCGGTGTCACCGCGCGGGTGCAGAGCCTGAGCACCAACGTGGAGTTGTTCAGCGCGATCGCCAACGACCTGGGATACGAGCACGTCTTCGAATACCAGTTGCAGTCCCAGGCACGGCCGGGCGACGTGCTCATCGCCGTGTCGTCGTCCGGCCGCTCACCGAACATCGTGCGGGCGCTGGACTGGGCGACGGCACACGGCCTGCGGACCATCGCGCTCACCGGGTTCGAGGGCGGGCCGGCGCGGCGCCGCGCCGAGGTCGCCATCCACGTCGGCTCCGCCAACTACGGCGTCGTCGAAGACGCCCACCAGGCGTGCATGCACCTGCTGGCCCAGTACGTCCGACAGTCGAGGATGACCCCAGATGCCGTTGCCGCCCAGACGTTCTGA